Within Trichoderma atroviride chromosome 2, complete sequence, the genomic segment TCTGCAAGCCTTTACCAAAAGCGTCTTCTGGGGCGATGCGATCCACGGCCATCTGTGCCTCTCATTCTGCGAGTTCCAGCAGCCTGTAGTTGACATGATTAGCCATTTGATCTTTTTTGGTGTATTTTCGACTGTATTACCTTTACACCAGGACGGTGAGTCAGGCTTCCCTTGAGCTTGGTAAGGGCGCCGCTGACTTTGTCCTTGAGGGTGGGTTTGCGCTGATGGTGCACGCGAGGCTGACGAGGAGTGCGAcgagagaagatgctgcggcgATAGGGCCGGGCGGTGgttgtggtggtggttgtgTGGTGATGGCGACGGGTCAAAGGCATTTTGGCTGATTTTGTTTGTGTGTTGATATATATGGTAttgttgatggtgatttATTCTGTTTTATTTGCTTGTAAGGAAGAATGGACTCTATGATATGGGGAAAGAAGGCAGATTTATATACTTGTGTAAAGGCCATGAAATGATTGCAGCGAACAATGAATGAACGAGCTGATGATGTAAGTCAAGACCTAATAGTGCCCTGGCATGACAATGAGAAAGCAGCGACGATCAAACCGTAATGGATGTGAGATACGAAGCTTGCAAAATGCAAGAAACAGGGCAGATCTTGGTCTTTCTTGTGCAATGTCCGATGACTTTCTGCGTGTAAGCTTGCGTCTATTCGCTGGGGCTTGTATTAAGGCATCGGTGATCTAATCAAGGGTCGTCATTGTACGTCACTTTTGCAACGAAGATGAGCTTGTTTGTGGGGACAAGCCGGTTTTGACTAGCGGACGTTGGGGGACCCTGTGGCTGGTAACGTCATTTGTGGCTGTTGGGTGTGGGTGGCGGTGCGTCACTGGTGGGAAATCGAGATTCaagcagctttttttttttttttttgtgttatTGAACTTGattttttgttgtttgctttatttctttgtttatACTATGTACTTGAGACAAATTCTTTTTTGGTTGGCCTAGCTCTAGTCTAGCTGCTCTAGATAGATCCATCTAGATGTCTAGGTTCGTGTGAATCATGATTGAGTCCAACATGCCCCTCTTGGCTGTATCCTAGGTATCCAGCGTCTATTATGGTATcacaaacagcagcaacagcaacaacaacagcagtGTATAAAGCAAAAAACAGCCCGTTTCTCCCTCCACACTAGGAACGAatgttcttcttcacagTGTTGAGATCCTCCTCCGACAGCCCCAGCTCCTTGGTCACGTAGCCGTCCCAGCCGCCATAGCGCTCCGTAAGGCCGTCGACAAAGGCGTTCCAGTACTGCGGCCGCAACTCGACGAGGTTGTAGAAGCCGGGCGTCTCCATGTCGGTTGTTCCGACGCTCTCCAGGGCGAAGTGGATGAGCTTGTCGCGGGCAACTTCGGTGCCAATGCGGGAGAGCATGTAGTCGCGGACGGCATCGTCCGAGGCCGTGCCGGCGAGGTGGTGGAGCAAGCCGGCAAGCACGCCGGTGCGATCGCGGCCAGCTGGTTGTTATTTCACGTCAGTATTACATAGTCGTAGTGAAAGATTAACGACTCACCGGTGCAGTGGAAGAGAAACGGCTCGGTGGGCGTATCGCGGATGTGCTCGAGAACGGCCTTGTAAGTGGGCGCATAGCTCAGAGCCACGGCCAGATACTGGTTTCTCCAGGCCTCGCTGCCATCGCCCTTTGCAAACTCAGCCAGGCTCGGCGTCTGGTAGTCCTTGGCCGCGGCCCGCCAGACATTCTCGACGCCAGCAATCTCCGGGTCGGGCCCGCGCTCCACCTCGTCGGGCTTGCGCAGGTCGAAGATGCGGCGCACGTTGGCCCCGATCCAGGCCAGGGCGTCGGGATCCTGGCTGGCGTACTGCAGCGTGCCGCAGCGGAAGATGCGGCCGGCGGGGATGTTGCTGCCGGGCACGGCGCCGATGTCGCGGGCGTTGATGAGCGACTTGGAGGGCACAAAGGGCGCCGTGGAGAGGATGGGGAAGAGCGTCTCGGCGGGGATGGGGTCAGTGACGCGGGTCCTGACGAGGGCGTCGAGgtcggcggtggaggccatggcgatgggCGTGTTTGATCAAGTTCTTGTGAGGCGTATGTCTGAGTTGAGGGTAATATATGAGGAACTGGGGAGAAgaatgaggatgaggaaaaaGGCAACCAAAGTTCCGAGGCTGGCGCTTTATGATGGCTCGGCCTCCGAATTGCCGTTGCGACGACAAACGGAAAGTGCTTAAAGCTGACGACTACGGGCTCCGCTTGCGTTTGCAGCTTGTCGTTTGTTTTCTCTCACTCTGCTTTGGACCATGATTCAGCATCAGCGTCTTGCTCAACACACAAAACACACATCAACAAATAACCTGAAATTACAAACATGTATACCCCATTCAACGATAAAACATTCACCTTGAACTCGAAACCCCAAACTCATCGCGCAAAACATGATCCACCAAGCTCCAACACAATTGAGGGGTTCTTCAACGGCTTTCGCCCCTCCTTTTCGTTTATACAGCTATTAGTATTTGCCCTTTTTCAACCCCGCCATCCAATCCCGCTCCTTTCCAAACCTTTTAGCGCCCGCATGGCTTGGGCAAGTTCCTGATTGACAGCCAACCTATCAGAGGCAGCCGATTCATCTTTAgcaaattaaaaagaaaaagggcggCTATGGATTTTGCAATTTTCTAATCTAGAGATAAGGACTTATTGGTAGACAAgacaaaataaaaaagaatggTTGACGCCAAAAGGCGCACTATCAACATTTACAAGAACCACTTTTCGTGCCCTTCATGTAAATCtactcttttttcttctgcgccAAGCATAGCAAACATGACGAGGTGAATTGAACCAACAGCACATAAAATATGCTCAATCTCTTCTATAGACTTtcattttctctcccttgtcATCTGCttcactgctgctgctgtgacTAGACAGACAAGCAAAAAATGGCTCCATTGCCGCCCCTCGTCCGCTGGGGCTCCCTCATCTCGGCCATCGCAGCCGTGGTCCTGGCCTATtcgtaccagcagcagcacccgcTTCTCTTCGACCCCCTCCCGGTGTACTGCTACAACAGCATCAGGACTCACGACAGCCACCAGCCATCGGCCGAGTGCTTCTCGGTCAAGGACGGCGTCTTTGCCGGAGTCTGGGCTCgggatgatggcgatgcagcagcaaaagacaCCGACGTGACCGTCTCTGAAGGGCATGTCATTCCGGGGCTGTGGgacggccatggccatttGCTGCAGTACGGCGAGTTCCTGCACTCGGTCGATCTTTTTGGGTCGCAGTCGCTGGACGAGGTGAGGCTTCGCATCAAGACGTATCTTGAAGCCAATCCGGAAGCGGGCACTGAGAATCACTGGCTTCGCGGCGTGGGATGGGACCAATCGGCCTTTGGACGAATGCCCACCGCTGTAAGTGGCCTATACCATGGCATGATAATAGAATGGCACGCATGTTGACCCCTTACAAGGACGACATTGAGCAAGACGAGCAGCTCAGGGGCATCTTCATGATGCTCGACAGAATCGACGTCCACTGCTCCTGGGTCTCCCAAGCCGTCCTCAACCTCCTCCCAGACGAAATCCCCAACGTCCCAGGAGGCGAAGTCATCCGCGACCCCGGCCCGGGCGTCTTCTGCGACAACGCCATGGACATGATTATGGATCTGTGGCCCAAGCCCGGAGCGGAAGAAAAAGCCCGCGCCGTCAAGTCCGCCATGAAGGAGCTCAACAAGGTCGGCTTGGTGGGCATGCACGACGCCGGCGTCACTGCGGAAAATGCCAGGCTGTATTCGGAactggcttcttcgtctccgGACTGGACGGTTCGCGTGTATGGCATGCTGGAGTGCGACAAGAGAAACACGTTTTGCCCAGAGGACGCTCCCATGTTGTCTGATCAAGACGCCAAGTTTACACTGAGGAGCGTCAAACTGTTTGCCGGTAAGTTGGCTATAACGAAAGCATCCATATGAACATATAAACTTATGCTAATCTTTCTCCCTTTTCAAAGACGGAGCCCTCGGAAGCTGGGGCAGCGCCATGCTCGATCCTTACGCTGACCACCCCTGGACATCCGGCTCCCTCCTCATCAACGCCTCCGCCCTCACCCAAGTCACCAAATCCTGGGCCAGCAAAGGCTTCCAAGTCAACATCCACGCCATCGGCGATCTCGCCAACCGCAACGCCATCGACGCCTTCCAAGCAGCCCTCGAGCAGCAATGCCTCGACGAAAGAGGAGACAGCGAcgctctcctcctcgccgggTGCCAGTCCAGACACCACCGCTTCCGCATCGAACACGCCCAAATCATCCACCCAGACGACCAGAAGCGCATCCGCGCGCTGGGCATCATCCCGTCCATCCAGCCCACCCACGCAACCTCCGACATGAGGTACGCCGAGCAACGACTCGGCCCCGAGCGCACCAGCAGCGAAGCCTATCGCATGAAGACTCTTCTCGACATCAACCCCGTGCTTGGTAGTGATTTCCCCGTCGAGCCACCAAACCCTTTTCAAGGAATCTACGCAGccatgacgaggaagaaTCCACAGACGGGACTTGGACCGGACCCAGAAAACCCTTCTCGGGGATGGCACACAGAAGAGACTCTTAGCTTGGATGAAGCTCTTCTGGGATTCACGCGGAATGCTGCCTATGGAGCCTTCTTGGAGCATAGCGCGGGCATCATCAGACAAGGCTCATTTGCGGATTGGGTTGTGCTTGATGAGCCGCTAGAAGACATGGACGTCGAGAAGCTGCGGACTCTCAAAGTAAAAGAGACTTGGGTGGGAGGTAGAAAGGTGTATTCGCGGGATGAACGGGATTAACAGCCATGTTATTAGGTGCAACGCCAACTGAATGCGTCCTAACAATATTCATGATTCTGGATTTTAAAGTCCCAGGACTAGCGTTTCGAAATGGGAACGTATtgatttttttatttttttatttattttattttatttctttgtaCATctgagaagatgctgcaacTGTGCAGATCAGAAATTATTGACGTTCAAACGGCTGTATAGAGACAATATGGATTCCAAGATTTAGATTTCGATATTGTTCATAACGAactagaagagagaaaatgaaaagattgaaagagaagaaaagaaaaaacccgCTATAAACGCCATCTAATTGCCAATCCTTAGTTCATGCATACTAAACAAAGAAGCCGCTTGCCCTCTCCGTACTTGTCcgcctcttctgcctcttaTGCTTTGACAATCACCTTGCTCTCGAACCATTTGGCAAACTTGACAGTGGGAATATCAACTGCCCTCCAAAACACATCTGCCCACCACACCACGGTGGGAATGCAGAAGCACGCACCCAGGACGAATCCAGCATTAAACCAGTATCCTTCCACTCCAGTCACACCGTATGCCCACTTCTCGAAATGGTAGCCAACAACGTGCATGGCAGGTCCGTGCATGAGGTAAAGGGCATATGAGATCTTGCCAAAGTATTGGACCACTGGCAGGTTGAAAAAGCGCTGCCATCGAGGCGAGTGATTCGCCGCAATGATGAAAATGACAGCACCCGTCGATTGCCAGTAGCGGTATCTTTCCTCCTTCCACCACTTGGGAATGAGGGACGAGAGCCATATCCATCCAGGAGTGATTTCACCTCGGCCATCCGGCTGGCACATCAAGTACAAGCCAAGGATGCTGAAGAGAGCCCAGAAGATGGGCCAAAGCTTAGCCTTGGTTGTCCGTGACTTTTCGTCCATTGGCAAAGCTGGATTGGGCGTTGGGACATGCGCACCACGAATGTGGTCATTCTCTGCAATGAGCATTCCAACAAAGAACAATACCAGCTCCCACCGGCTATTGCGGTATGAAATCCACATGACCAAAGCAACTGTGAGCCAGCGGACAGACGTGCGTAGGCGGGCCGTGCCGATGATGGTGAGGAAGAGATAGAGCGAGCATCGAAACTCGACGGGAATCGTCCACAAATGAACATCGTAAGCTACGTAGCAGAAGCATGT encodes:
- a CDS encoding uncharacterized protein (EggNog:ENOG41); this translates as MPLTRRHHHTTTTTTTARPYRRSIFSRRTPRQPRVHHQRKPTLKDKVSGALTKLKGSLTHRPGVKAAGTRRMRGTDGRGSHRPRRRFW
- a CDS encoding uncharacterized protein (EggNog:ENOG41), with protein sequence MASTADLDALVRTRVTDPIPAETLFPILSTAPFVPSKSLINARDIGAVPGSNIPAGRIFRCGTLQYASQDPDALAWIGANVRRIFDLRKPDEVERGPDPEIAGVENVWRAAAKDYQTPSLAEFAKGDGSEAWRNQYLAVALSYAPTYKAVLEHIRDTPTEPFLFHCTAGRDRTGVLAGLLHHLAGTASDDAVRDYMLSRIGTEVARDKLIHFALESVGTTDMETPGFYNLVELRPQYWNAFVDGLTERYGGWDGYVTKELGLSEEDLNTVKKNIRS
- a CDS encoding uncharacterized protein (EggNog:ENOG41~TransMembrane:1 (i7-26o)~SECRETED:SignalP(1-23)), with product MAPLPPLVRWGSLISAIAAVVLAYSYQQQHPLLFDPLPVYCYNSIRTHDSHQPSAECFSVKDGVFAGVWARDDGDAAAKDTDVTVSEGHVIPGLWDGHGHLLQYGEFLHSVDLFGSQSLDEVRLRIKTYLEANPEAGTENHWLRGVGWDQSAFGRMPTADDIEQDEQLRGIFMMLDRIDVHCSWVSQAVLNLLPDEIPNVPGGEVIRDPGPGVFCDNAMDMIMDLWPKPGAEEKARAVKSAMKELNKVGLVGMHDAGVTAENARLYSELASSSPDWTVRVYGMLECDKRNTFCPEDAPMLSDQDAKFTLRSVKLFADGALGSWGSAMLDPYADHPWTSGSLLINASALTQVTKSWASKGFQVNIHAIGDLANRNAIDAFQAALEQQCLDERGDSDALLLAGCQSRHHRFRIEHAQIIHPDDQKRIRALGIIPSIQPTHATSDMRYAEQRLGPERTSSEAYRMKTLLDINPVLGSDFPVEPPNPFQGIYAAMTRKNPQTGLGPDPENPSRGWHTEETLSLDEALLGFTRNAAYGAFLEHSAGIIRQGSFADWVVLDEPLEDMDVEKLRTLKVKETWVGGRKVYSRDERD